The Exiguobacterium sp. FSL W8-0210 genomic interval TTTACCGGAAGAGCTCTATACAGCGTTAGAGATTGATTGGCACCTTCTCAATCCAGAAACACTGAACGAACTCGTAGAACGTACCTCACAAATGTCTCTATCGTATTTTCCGGCAATTGTTGAACCCTTATTTCAATATGAAGTGCATCAACCCGGTAATAGTTTATTAGATCATAGTACACCACTGTTTTTACGTCGCTTAATGACACGGTTACTTCAAGTCCTTCCAGGCGATACAGTATACGACGGGACAGCAGGTTTTGCCGGAAATTTACGATCCGTTTTAGATCAAGGACTTTCCACTGTTTCGATTTATGGTGAAGAAACGCATTCGAAAATCTGGGCCATCGGAAAGCTTAGTCTCTTTTTTTATACTTCACATACATCTGCCATAACGTTCAAGCAAAGTGATGTCCTGTTACATCCGGCTTATCAAGAACGAAACCAGCTACAGCAATTTGATCGTATTCTTACAACACCACCAGCTAATTTGCGCATGATGGAGTATACAGCTAGTATCTTAGCACAAGATAAGTGGGACCGATTTCCTTATGGAGAACTGCCTCGGAAACATTTGGACTTCGCCTTTATCCAGCATTCCGTCGCTACGCTCAAGTCAACTGGGCGGGCTGTCTTATTAGTATCGAACGGTGCTTTATATCGAGATGGGAAAGAACGGTTGATCCGGGAGCAGTTAATCGAAATGGATCTCGTTGACACGGTTATCACGTTTCCTGCTTATATCATGCATGGCTTTAGTGATCCCGTTAGTATTGTAGTGATTGACAAACAGAAGAATACGTCACGAAAAGATAAAATTCAGTTTATAGACGCGACGAACTGGATTCCACTTACGTATGCAAAGACAGAGGATTTAGAACAGGATTTAAATAAAATGATGGAGATTACGATTCATCCAGAAAAACACACCTCCTTTGCACGACTGGTTCCAAAATCTGATATTCAATCAGGAAATCTGATTCCTAGTACTTACCTAGAAAATGAGTCTATTCAAATTGATAAGGATGAATATCAACTTGATTTTACAAAACTAGAGAGCAAGGATTTCATAACACTGAATCAATTAGGAAAAGTTTTCTCTGGACTGAATACGACTTCTAAAAATGCAGTCGAAACCTCCCCAGACATGACCTCTTACCGCTTGATTCAATTGAAGGATGTATATGATGATCGTTTGCACCTAGAAGAGTTAAAATCGATTGAAATTCATCAGCGTAGCATCGAACGCTATATCCTTCAAGAAGGCGATGTAATTATTAATGCACGTGGGCTACCAACAAGAATTGCAGTTGTTCCTCCACATGATCAGACACTGATTCTATCTCAAAATTTCATTGGTTTCAGACCAAATAGAAACAATCTATCCCCATATTTTTTGAAGTTCTACTTAGAGAGTCCTATCGGTCAGTATTATTTGTATCGGGCACTGTCCACTAATACGACGACTATTTTATTACCTAAGTTGTTGCAGAACGTTCTTTGTCCCGTTCTCCCGCTTT includes:
- a CDS encoding N-6 DNA methylase, whose amino-acid sequence is MPRSHEELLLTEIEFFHSRLRRYFEPEDIIAYTLSLFSIQFHTLQHPQSKVNLSRVLNVVALDQADMLTQVFKQMRLETSLPEELYTALEIDWHLLNPETLNELVERTSQMSLSYFPAIVEPLFQYEVHQPGNSLLDHSTPLFLRRLMTRLLQVLPGDTVYDGTAGFAGNLRSVLDQGLSTVSIYGEETHSKIWAIGKLSLFFYTSHTSAITFKQSDVLLHPAYQERNQLQQFDRILTTPPANLRMMEYTASILAQDKWDRFPYGELPRKHLDFAFIQHSVATLKSTGRAVLLVSNGALYRDGKERLIREQLIEMDLVDTVITFPAYIMHGFSDPVSIVVIDKQKNTSRKDKIQFIDATNWIPLTYAKTEDLEQDLNKMMEITIHPEKHTSFARLVPKSDIQSGNLIPSTYLENESIQIDKDEYQLDFTKLESKDFITLNQLGKVFSGLNTTSKNAVETSPDMTSYRLIQLKDVYDDRLHLEELKSIEIHQRSIERYILQEGDVIINARGLPTRIAVVPPHDQTLILSQNFIGFRPNRNNLSPYFLKFYLESPIGQYYLYRALSTNTTTILLPKLLQNVLCPVLPLSLQHVYSKNYYGALETYYTQVESAKQALQQARQQFYDNIHISTAFSKRD